The stretch of DNA aggacgagggcggcaccggagaagcggcgggaGCTGAGCCGCCCGCTTGAAGGCGCGTCTGACTTTCCTCAGTTCTGTTCTCGCGCGGGAACGCggacaggcgcgcagcgtccTCATTCTGGAGCTGCTGCCTTTCGCCCCGTGCGGCCcgtccagctgctgcgcccctcgtcgcctcAGCATTTCCATTCTGTTCTTGATGTTCGCCGCTGCATTTCGCACGAGCCCGCCGGAgcgctcgtctctgcaggGCCGCAAATCGTTCTGCCCCAAAGCGCTGGAGGATCTCCTCCCGAGCCTCCCGAATCTCGtggggctgcatgcggctcaAAATATGAAGATTTTCGTTTTCAATCTCCGCAGCCAATGCCTTGCCCACCGCCCCAGGTCCTGAAACGCTCGTGCTGCCACGGTCGCTGAAGCTGCTTGCTGCCGTCGCACCGGTAGGCCCCGTTTTCGGTCGCAAGCCTCCTGGTGTGCCGGCGTTGTCGTCGGCCCCCCGACGACTGTGACATGGCAGGAGCGACCGATGGACTGCCTTCGGAAAACCGAAGGGAGCCTCTATAGCTGCGTTCGAAGGCAGAAAGGACAAaggcccgctgctgcctggcggATATGAGTCTGACGGTGGCGCAACGGAGGCCGCCTGAGGCGGACACGGAgcgggcgtcgcgtgcgcatcTGCAGAGGAAGTATTCTTTTCGATGACACTTCCGAGCACAAACCCCGAGAGTgcgctgtcttcctccgcttccctgATAGACAGCTGAGCTATTTCAGCATCTTGCAATCCACCGGCGAGCACCCCcaccccgcctccgctgcaggcgtctggCGGGCGTCTTACGGCTCTGCGTGTCGCACAGGGCCCTGCGAATGCACACACATTGTCAGCCGCTCCGACTTGTGAGACACTAGCAAAGAGCCGCGAAGGACAGGGCCAAAACGCACACAAAAAGCCCACCTAAAACCTCAGAGAGCTCCGAAGAAGCTGGGAAAACAAGCATCGCGTGAAACTGACCGGCCTTTGCCTGAGCCACAGAAAGGCGCATGACCTCTACTTCAagggagaaggcagacgcagaaggcacgCCGAGTTCGCGTCCCTTGGCTACAATCCAGGGGTTGCATGAACGCACAACCCGAGTGCGTAAAGACTGTGAAACACGCTGGAGGCTTTCCATGCTGCGTGCTGCTCAGTGCCGACGCTCCCGAAAAACAGAACATGTGCCCCGCCTACTTACCCGTGGCATCTTCACTGGCTGCAAAAGGATTGAGAGTGAGTCGAGTGCTTCTCTCAGGGCGAAGAGCGAACAAGTCGGAGCTCCACCTAGCGCGCCCCTGTCGACAGAAAACGGGGAACaatctccgcggcgcctagAGGGCTCGTTAAGTCCATCGGAGCAGGGATCTCGAAGCGCACCGTGTGGGGAGGCGCACAGCCCAGACTCGTGACCTTCAGACGGGGGAAAGAAGGAGATTGAGCCTAGCGGCGTCGTAGACGCACTAAGTTTGAAGACGCTTGCCGGCCGACGACCAGGGCCTTCAGCACCAGGAGAGTCAGGAGACTCagggggcgacgaagacgacgcgctaACTGTGCGCTGTTTCCGGCATTTGGATGTGCCTCCCGAGGAGTCCCcacaggcaggcgcgcccgcctctgcagccgtgcTCTCCATCTTGGTGGTGTGAGACGCGCCGAC from Besnoitia besnoiti strain Bb-Ger1 chromosome Unknown contig00033, whole genome shotgun sequence encodes:
- a CDS encoding RPAP1 family protein (encoded by transcript BESB_051110), translated to MESTAAEAGAPACGDSSGGTSKCRKQRTVSASSSSPPESPDSPGAEGPGRRPASVFKLSASTTPLGSISFFPPSEGHESGLCASPHGALRDPCSDGLNEPSRRRGDCSPFSVDRGALGGAPTCSLFALREALDSLSILLQPVKMPRVTKGRELGVPSASAFSLEVEVMRLSVAQAKAGQFHAMLVFPASSELSEVLGPCATRRAVRRPPDACSGGGVGVLAGGLQDAEIAQLSIREAEEDSALSGFVLGSVIEKNTSSADAHATPAPCPPQAASVAPPSDSYPPGSSGPLSFLPSNAAIEAPFGFPKAVHRSLLPCHSRRGADDNAGTPGGLRPKTGPTGATAASSFSDRGSTSVSGPGAVGKALAAEIENENLHILSRMQPHEIREAREEILQRFGAERFAALQRRALRRARAKCSGEHQEQNGNAEATRGAAAGRAARGERQQLQNEDAARLSAFPRENRTEESQTRLQAGGSAPAASPVPPSSSCASSTQSSVFALPGGRQCVLEWSLEPRRALAAAAARTPA